From Salvelinus sp. IW2-2015 linkage group LG18, ASM291031v2, whole genome shotgun sequence, a single genomic window includes:
- the LOC111978694 gene encoding zinc finger protein 883-like, whose product MSSLMYSPSAKEEVCLTEKETIVKLENEEEAVTVKKEVEGESVTVKEEEKEVTVKEEDEAFRVKEEDVTMKEDKEENKNVDAVFGVKEEENDMTVAVKEEEYVFGVKEGEITVTLEEETGDLISTRERPDSYSESGTSPSEEPDPETSKPARPHHCFQCGKRFIQLGHLKEHKRVHTGEKPYHCSQCEKRFSSSGSLKSHEKTHSGEKPFQCSQCGKSFTRLGSLKKHERIHTGEKPYQCAECVKSFSWLEHLEEHKRIHLCEKPYQCSQCGNSFTRLGHLEEHKRIHSGEKPYQCPQCGKSFTRLGSLKKHERIHSGEKPYQCSQCGKNFTQLGNLKDHKRIHTGEKPFHCSQCGKGFTQAGYLKSHKRTHTGEKPYHCSQCGNHFSTSSNLKKHERIHSVEKPFHCFHCEKTFKKLGKLKQHEQRHTSEKPISTALPVD is encoded by the exons ATGAGCTCACTAATGTACTCCCCCTCTGCTAAAGAAGAGGTCTGTTTGACGGAGAAAGAAACCATCGTGAAATTGGAGAATGAAGAAGAGGCCGTCACCGTAAAAAAAGAGGTAGAGGGTGAgtctgttacagtgaaagaagaagagaaagaagttacagtgaaagaagaggacgAAGCTTTCCGAGTGAAAGAGGAGGACGTTACAATGAAAGAAGACAAagaggaaaataaaaatgtggatgCCGTTTTTGGAGTTAAAGAGGAGGAGAATGATATGACCGTCGCAGTGAAGGAAGAGGAATACGTTTTTGGAGTGAAGGAGggggagattactgtcacattGGAGGAGGAGACTGGCGATCTGATTAGCACCA GGGAGAGACCAGACTCTTACTCTGAAAGTGGGACGAGTCCCTCAGAGGAACCAGACCCAGAGACGTCCAAACCAGCAAGACCACATCACTGCTTtcagtgtggaaagagatttaTCCAGTTAGGGCACCTGAAAGAACATAAGAGAgtgcacacaggggagaagccttaccactgctcccaatgCGAAAAGAGATTTTCCTCATCAGGGTCCCTGAAATCACATGAGAAAACGCActcaggagagaagcctttccaatgctcccagtgtggaaagagttttacccggTTAGGGAGCCTGAAaaaacatgagagaatacacactggagagaagccctaTCAATGCGCTGAGTGTGTAAAGAGTTTTAGCTGGTTAGAGCATCTAGAAGAACATAAAAGAATACACTTATGTGAAAAGCCCTACCAATGCTCCCAATGTGGAAATAGTTTTACCCGGTTAGGGCATCTGGAAGAACATAAAAGAATACACTCAGGAGAGAAGCCCTATCAATGCCCCCAGTGTGGCAAGAGTTTTACCCGGTTAGGGAGCCTGAAaaaacatgagagaatacactcaGGAGAGAAGCCCTaccaatgctcccagtgtggaaagaattTTACCCAGTTAGGGAACCTAAAAGATCataagagaatacacacaggagagaagcctttccattgctctcagtgtggaaagggttttacccaAGCAGGGTACCTGAAGTCACataagaggacacacacaggagaaaagccttaccaTTGTTCCCAGTGTGGAAATCACTTCTCCACATCAAGTAACCTGAAAAAACATGAAAGAATACACTCAGTAGAGAAGCCTTTCCACTGTTTTCATTGTGAAAAGACTTTTAAGAAGTTAGGGAAACTGAAACAACATGAGCAAAGACACACAAGCGAGAAACCTATTTCAACTGCTCTTCCTGTGGATTGA